Sequence from the Cucurbita pepo subsp. pepo cultivar mu-cu-16 chromosome LG02, ASM280686v2, whole genome shotgun sequence genome:
ATTAAacttcatcttcctcctcaCCATTTCTTCACTCGCTCACCATCGCACCGTGGCTGCAATCATTCCCACCATCTTTGTCCTTCCTCTTCTACTCCTCCTCCCCACCCGCTCCACTTCCACCGCCGTCATTGCCTCCTACGACACCAACCACCTCGTCGGAGAAGAGATCATCCATTCCGAATTCTTGATGGAATCGGAGGTCGACGAATactgttaaattttaaaccatTATTCAAAAGTCCCAAAACCGGAAACCCCTCCCGCCCGATCTGCGACCGACCGCCGTACATATCCTGCCTCTAcgggaaaagggaaaacaagCACGTAAACTGCAACAACTATCGTCGAGATTGTTTATGAAAGGAAAGTAGAGGAAGATCGAATTATGGATGTTGTTAGTAAATGCGCTTATTTTGTTCATCGAAGATGGGTTTTATTCGTTCtcgtttttgttcttttatattCTCCATTTCTTCGTACTAGACTTGTTTCTATTCTTCCGTGTACATTTCAATTTGTAAAGCATCAATTCTTATTCCAAACATAATCGATCCGATCTTGTAATCTTGCacttattatatttaataccTCTAaagttcaataatttaaaatatggtaTGATCCTGACCACGAATTTAATGAACACCGAACAAGTacatcttgaaaaaaaatattgacttAGATTTagatatgaaaaataagaatgaaCGTCACGCCCatgtaaaatgaaatttatctTAGAATCAAAATGGAATGAATTATCGCTAAATgctagcttttttttttattttttattctctcaaaatcaaaataataataatattattttattattatttaccaCCTTTCTTTAATCTTATTCTATTCTAGGTTTTCTTGATTAATATCACATCCCCACAAAGTATTGATGCTTTGTGTTCATCATGGCCCTACCAATGAGGATGGGTggaaacaatatatatttctttgtcttcatcttcttcctccttcgTCTCGGTCTCGATGGCTGAGTGCTTCTTCTCGATCAGCACCAGTTTCTGTTCTCATCCTCATTCTTAAGCACCAGCTTTCTTCCTCGTTCTTAAGCATGACATTAGATAGCAAGTTTTAAGTGTTGTCGATTATCCAAAAATTGTTAGCATGTTGAAGAGAAGCACATCAAAGATGAGGAATTCAAAGTGTAATAGAATTTTGGTGTCTGTCAATGTGGTTGGGAGCACAGGACCCATTAGGTTCGTGGCAAATGAAGATGATTTGGTTTGTGAGGTGATGAAGACCACTCTTACATCATATGCTCGCCTAGCTCGTCTACCTACTCTTGGAACTAATGTTGATAACTTCGTTCTCTATTGCGTTAACGATGGAATGGATGGTACGTCTCATATACCCtttctttaaattcttagtCACCAAAGAATTTatccttttccctttctttctttgttcttcagcTCTAAGCCTTAGGGAAGCCATTGGAGCAAAGCAAGTTAGGCACTTTTTGCTATGTAGGAAGGAAGGGACTTCACATGCATCCTTGCCtaaagaaaatgggaaaaatAATTGGAAGACATGGCTAACCAAGTCTTTACTTACCACGTACAATATTATTGCACGTTGAAAAAGTTGTCTGATGAAAAACAACGATCGATCGACGTgtgttataaataatataattcgGTCGTGTTTTTCGTTATAGAAGATGAAGTCATATAATGAATAAAGTTTCTCACTCTAGCTCTATGATTCCAATTAactaagaatattttaattaattagatgtCCTGTACGTAACAACATAAGTCACCATTAACAAATAATGTCTGTTTTAGTTCTCACAGTTTTGAAACACGTAGGCTAGAGAAaagtttcaacacccttataatgaatgtccgttacgtatcgttgacGGCTGAtggcctcacgattttaaaacgcgtttgctacgAAGGCAACTTCACGATTTTAAGCAGTCgcatctgctagagagaggtttctatattttgttcccctctccaacttatgtggaatctcataatccatctCCCCTTGGAGGCCAAGCGTCCTCGCTTGCGAACCGCTCGttgtttgactctaataccatttgtaatggtccaagGGGTAAGAAGTTTACACACCATTGTTAAGTAATGATTTACGGTCATTTTAATTTACGTCATTATTTATGTGGCAGAGAAAATTTGTATGACATAAgaaaaccattaaaaaaaaagaaattacaataCACACTCCCACCACTCTCTCTATTTATCTACATCTTGTTAAAGGATTCCGATTTGAATAAACTCGGCCGAGTCAACTCAGCTCGACTCGCCGCCGGTACAGGAGGCCACAGCCCACGCCGAGGTGGCGATAAGCGGCCGAGTGTGCCAACCCAACGTCAAACTTCCATTATTCTCTTCAACTCTGTAACCATTTCCGCCGCTGAACAGAGCCAACAGAGTACTCGCCTGCTTGAACGCGTTTGAACCCAAATGAACCATCTCGAACCCACTCGAACCCAACCGGCTCTGCCACTGCGCCAATGTCTCGTGCCGCTCGACCCGGTCGGAACCTTCACCTGCCACCACGTTCAAGATTTGCCTCCCCAAATACTCCTCCGACCCTGCCACATCCTCCTCCCCTGCCAGCGACCCTTCCAACGAATCGAACAAGCTCGAGTAATAGTGTAACGCTTCTGTGAATCGGCCGGTGAACGATGGTCCGTTGTGGTCAGCGACCTGCTCCACGACGGTGACGATTTTGGGGTTAAGTTCTTTGATTGATCTTAGAACTTTCTCGATCGCGCCCGGATGCGCCAGTAGCCGATGGAGCTTGAAAACAGAGTTCACGATGACGGTTTCTGATTCTAAATTGAGTATGGACGGATCGAGCTCGGCTAAATCGTTGCAGAAATACCCACGGAATTCGAATTCCACACCGATCGTATCCGCGAATTGAGCCAATTTCAAACCCACTTCCTGTAATCCGTCGCTAGAATTTTCCCCCGGCGGGGGGCCGATTCCGGTGAGATAAAACGCTGGCGGCCCTCCGGGACGCAGCGCGAGGGCTTGAATCAACGCCGGCCATTGGAGGCCTTGCTGAAGGCTAAAATCAACGACGTGGACGGTTGTGGCGGTGCCAACAGATTCGAGAATCGCTTGATTGGCCGTGAAATGGGCGAATTTCATATACGGGCAAGACACGTAGAAATTCATTTGGAGAAGATCGGTGTATGAAGATGCATATTCGAAGGGCTTTTGTGGGTGCAATCCGTAAATGTGGTGAGTAAGGGCTTGTGCAAAATAACCGGCGACTTTCCTCATCGCGCCGCCTTGGGCCTCGACCAGGATTCTGATGTGTTTCAGTAATGTATCGGCGAGGTTGAGGTTGTTGATATCGACGGCCTCGGCGCAGGCGAGGAGGGTATGGACTAGATAGACGCCAGTGTCGGTGGAATCCGCCAGAACCACCGTGCGCGACGGCTCCGACgacgatgaagaagaagaagcagcagTAACAAGAACCGATTCGGACTCTGATTTCTTAAATCGCTTTCTGGGTGTATTGGAATCGATTTGGGGGAAAACAGCAACGCCCGGAATTGCTCGGAGATCGTACTCAGAGTCGTCGGCGAATGCCGCGATGGCGGAGGTGGATTCGGCTTCGGCGAAAACAGAGTCATCGGTGTTGAGTTCAGCGAGCATGCTTTGAACCCAAGAAGACACATCGGAGGGATTGTAATGGACGGTGTTGGAAGAAAGATGAGAAATTCCGTCTTCTTCCGACAAACCCATTACCATTTCGAGCTGTTCGAGTTTCAGAGCGACGTCGGCCATGTCCGACAACCGGACATTGTAGCCTAGAGCTGCTAGGAGCTCGTCGTCGTCCTCCTCCCCCTCCGGCCATATCTTGGCCTTGCCGGCGGCCGGATTTGGTGACTGGTAAGAGTGATCTCGCTTCATTGGATGGGATTTCTTACTCCATTCCAGGAATTTCCTCCGAAGCTCCAACTTAAATCGACGTCTGTGCTTCTAAATCATTATCCAACTTTAAAACCTCGTAAAATGCAATGGAAGCCACGTGGCAAGAACAACATTACAAGGGGTCAACTTGCTCTTGCAGTGTCCACTCAAAAGGCCACGTGTCCTACAGAACCAAGCTTAGTGGCTTTTCGATTACACCACGTGGCTGAAGCGTGGCTTTCACGATCCTTTTTATTCGGGGGTATTAACCCACGCGCCTATGCAAATACCAGGTGGGCCCCATTTACAACAcgacaattttttaatatttaaaccaACGCGTGGACCCACGCACCAATTTTTCGCACTAAAACATTGTGTACGTGTACATATATAACGCCACGTCCTTTGTTAAGGCCGTTACGTCCACGTCATCTTTCTTTATTCCCATCATCCACGTGATCGgaattttccaagtctacagatttttataaaaaaatttgtaaagacaaacccaaaaaaatatttaaattaacatataaacattttattatttttttaagttaaagtcTACCGTTgttaatactattttattgatatttttttttttgttaaattttattaaattttctataatataatagaaaagaaatatcAACTTATGTTGACGTGAAACTCAAGTAAATAaggaatatataaataaactgAAATCACATCTAAATGAGGGCTATCCTAATTGAAAGTCATTATTTACACGGATAAGATATACCTGTTTAGAGTAGCTCTATGTTAGGCGACCTTCTCTTCTAGAAATTGGAGATACATGTGAGCGAggacaagaacaaaacatgctatAAGGATTCGACCTATAATATGAAATCCCAATTTTACCCTTCCTGGTCCCATGATGcagacaacaaaaacaaattcaaaggTAGATGCCCTTTTGACTTCACACAATGAAACTCACGGTCAACTCGTTCACTTTGACTTTAGTTCAATGCTATGGACGGATCCAAAGTTAGGGATCATATTTTTTCATCATTGTCCCCACGTCACTTTACGTGAGATCTAACATCAATTGTAGAgtggaacaaagcattctttctataagtgtggaaacttctccataataaacgcattttaaaatggCAAAGGCTAatggcaatacgtaacaagcTAAAGCGAACAAGATCGACTAGAAGTAGATttaaactgttacaaatagtatcaaagtcaggCACCGAgtagtgtgccaacaagaactCTGGCCCCtaagattatgagatctcacgtaAGTTAGAAAAGGGtatgaaacattcttataataGTACtgaaatctctccctatcaaacgcgttttaaaaccatgagacggCTATACATATCaaactaaaacagacaatatctactagtggatGTGTCGTGTTTGAACTTTTAAGGTTTGAAACGCTAATGAAGGATGATTAGACGTGAGCCCTCACAAGCCAGTACACCACATTTTACAACAATTACAACTACAACAGCTCACACAGCAACAGAGAGAGCGAGTCATGGCACTACCAATCAACACTGCACTGCACACTGCAACAATCTATCTATTATATTACGCTAACTTCAGTCAACAGAGCCTTCACCTTAGGCGGTCGACCTCTAGGCCTACCGCTCGGTGGTGGCAGAGCTGTTGTGGCCACTGGCTGAGGCAACTTCCTCGGTCGTCCTCTTGGCTTCCCTGTCCCAGATGATACCTTCATCTTCACTGCCTTTGCTGCAATAGGGGGCTCCCTCTGCTCCTTTGGCTTGGGAGGCCTGCCACGCCCCCGCCGCGGAGCAGCCGAGGGATCCCTCTTCATGTAGTTGTTCTTCCAGAACACAAGCTCTCCGCTGGCCTTCATCATGTTCAAATGGAGCGTGAGCAAAGATGAATGCCCAGTTGGTAAGTTCTCATATGTCGATTCAATGTACTTTGATATCGTGGACTTGTTTGAGCCATTGTCACTGTTCAATGCTTCAATAGCCCTTAATATCATCTGCAATATTCAAAGCATTTCCATCACAAATGGTGTTTTGATTcatcctttttcctttcatgaTTTGTAGATCTAGAAAGAAACTTAAGAACAGATCTAACATCTACAAATCGTCAAAAAATTAACATCAAATCCCTTAtcatttcaaatcaaatccaaaaatGAAAGTAGAAATTTCCCCTGTTCATCAAATCATCacagaacaacaacaaaaagaatcaCGAGAAACTCtgaatcaagaacaaattaAGGTGCAAACGCACAAACCCAGAAGCAGATTCAAGAAATTAGAGGCAGTAGGACGAAACCCACGAagaattaagagaaaaaaaaacaataaaatgaagaacaaatcaTGAATGAACCTGAGGGTAAGGAGGCAGCTCTTCAGTCGccattgaaatttgaaaaacaaagcTTTTATTTCCCTGAAGCCTGCAGAAAGCAGCTGGTAGAGATTAGAGAGGAACCAAATTGACTGCAAAACTGTTTGGATTTAGAACAGATTTGAAAAAGGGATTTTTgagaaatttcttctttttattattattttttttttttttgcaattttgaTGTCAATTGGGAACAGCTGGAATCTTGAAGTGGATAATGATCGGAGGGTCTGTATTTGGCGATTGAAGTTTTCTGCACGGATTGATGACGTGGTACAAGGAGTAAAATTACGGTTTTACCCCTAACTTTGTAGCTTTCAACATTATGGGATGATAGAGAATCCTTTGGTGACCTTAGCAAGTGGCAAAGTACAACCAACAAAGATCTTTGGAATTGACCATTTAAATGATCTTTCATCGTAACTATCATTTCGTTCTTAGCATCTCACGAACCAACATAAAtcattttaacatgttttatcTTCGAGCAGCTGCTATTAAGACTGAGGAGAGACATCATCTGTTGTTGCGATGCCACTGCATAGCACCAAACTTTACTACTGTTGTTGCTTTTCAAATATACATCTGGTCACCACTACTGCATAGCATCAGACTTTACTCTTCGAGATATCTTGTTATGGATCACGGACTTCTACAAAGTGGTGATTCGTAAAGGATAGGCCCATTGGGCTTGAAAGATTCAAAGCCCAAATCAAACATGAAGATGTGAAATTCTCTATGTTAGCATTACCTAACAAACatactttttgaaaaatttcataaaccCAATCATTTCATTCccgaaaaaaaggaaagaaaattaataatgaggaaaagaaaagtcctAAAAAGCACTCATTGTTTAATTCCCAAATGTGTTTGAGGAAGAAGCATCATTAGAAGAGAGATGGAGTGTTGGGGAGTGGCCAATTTGATAAAAACACAATAAAATCTCATCAAAATAGTTGCAAAAATGGAGATGAACATGTGTCGGGACGGTGCCCGCTCCACGTGTCGACCTAATTGACCAATTGGGTTCTTGGGATATCCTCCAAAACTTATtgtcttcttctccttttgtgTGTGATCTTCAAAATGCTTTGCTTTATAAAAAGTTAGAAGAAGAATGTAGAAGAACTACACATGTAATCACCTTGTGTGGTTGTACTTCATATggcttctttctttctttctcttcttttgccATTTACCTTGCATGCTACTCATTTTAACTACTTTAAATTAACCACGAGATCGGAATGATTATCAATATTGATCGAGAAAGAAACGTGCATAATAGTAGCTTGTTGAACTATAATTTATGCCTCGTTGATACTAAGATAAGTCAGCACGAAAGCCAAGAACGTCAATTTATGGATAAAAGGAATATCTTGAAAACATTGTATATACcaactgtaacagctcaaacctaCCATTAGGAGatattagatattgtctactttggcttgttatgtatcaccatcagtcttattat
This genomic interval carries:
- the LOC111788806 gene encoding HMG-Y-related protein A-like, translating into MATEELPPYPQMILRAIEALNSDNGSNKSTISKYIESTYENLPTGHSSLLTLHLNMMKASGELVFWKNNYMKRDPSAAPRRGRGRPPKPKEQREPPIAAKAVKMKVSSGTGKPRGRPRKLPQPVATTALPPPSGRPRGRPPKVKALLTEVSVI
- the LOC111789142 gene encoding uncharacterized protein LOC111789142, with amino-acid sequence MLKRSTSKMRNSKCNRILVSVNVVGSTGPIRFVANEDDLVCEVMKTTLTSYARLARLPTLGTNVDNFVLYCVNDGMDALSLREAIGAKQVRHFLLCRKEGTSHASLPKENGKNNWKTWLTKSLLTTYNIIAR
- the LOC111788897 gene encoding DELLA protein GAI-like; protein product: MKRDHSYQSPNPAAGKAKIWPEGEEDDDELLAALGYNVRLSDMADVALKLEQLEMVMGLSEEDGISHLSSNTVHYNPSDVSSWVQSMLAELNTDDSVFAEAESTSAIAAFADDSEYDLRAIPGVAVFPQIDSNTPRKRFKKSESESVLVTAASSSSSSSEPSRTVVLADSTDTGVYLVHTLLACAEAVDINNLNLADTLLKHIRILVEAQGGAMRKVAGYFAQALTHHIYGLHPQKPFEYASSYTDLLQMNFYVSCPYMKFAHFTANQAILESVGTATTVHVVDFSLQQGLQWPALIQALALRPGGPPAFYLTGIGPPPGENSSDGLQEVGLKLAQFADTIGVEFEFRGYFCNDLAELDPSILNLESETVIVNSVFKLHRLLAHPGAIEKVLRSIKELNPKIVTVVEQVADHNGPSFTGRFTEALHYYSSLFDSLEGSLAGEEDVAGSEEYLGRQILNVVAGEGSDRVERHETLAQWQSRLGSSGFEMVHLGSNAFKQASTLLALFSGGNGYRVEENNGSLTLGWHTRPLIATSAWAVASCTGGESS